The Acidobacteriota bacterium genome contains the following window.
GATTCGTGAATACTGTTCAACCAAAGGAATTGGTGTCGGTTTCGCGACGCAAATCGAGCCCAACGGAACCGCGGATGCTGTTCTGGCCGCTGAGAGTTGTGTCGACGACGATCTTTTTCTCGTTGTAAACTCGGACAATCTCTATCCTGTCGAAAGCCTGCGTCGATTGCGTGAAAAGGGGCGCCCGGCGATGCTCGCGTTCGAACGCGCAGCTCTAATAGACAAAAGCAACATCGGAGAAGAACGGATCGCGAAGTTTGCCACGGTTGAGATCGATCCGAACGGTCTACTCCGTCGGGTCGTTGAGAAGCCGAAACGGGTCGACCTGAATTCATTTGTATCGATGAACGCGTGGTTGTTTCCACCAACGATCTATGAAGCATGCCGCGCTGTTGAACCGTCTGAGCGTGGGGAATATGAGATAACGGCGGCTGTTCAGTATGCGATCGATTGCCTCGGCGTACAGTTCGCCGCCATAAAGACTGATGAAGGCGTGCTAGACCTGTCGAGCCGTGCCGATATCGAAGGCGTTTCTAATTTCCTCAATAGTAAATAATGTTCATTCCCGGCCGTATCGAGTTTCTTGGAAAACATACCGACTATTGCGGCGGGCGCAGTGTAGTATGCGCGATCGACCGCGGGTTTCATGCCGAACTTGAAGACCATTCGGAACCGCTCGTCGTTCTAGAAAATCTCGATATAAGCGAAAGGATCTCCGTACCTCTGAAGGATCCGACCATTTTGCCCGGCCATTGGACAAACTACGCTGCCGAGGTCGTACGCCGTCTTGGGACAAACTTTCCGGAAGGATTAAAAAACGGCGTTAAGATTCGCTTCAATAGCGATCTTCCTAAGGCTGCAGGACTTTCGAGTTCAAGTGCGTTAATGATAATGGTATTTGCGGCCCTGGATCTTGTAAACGATCTTCGGGGATCAAGCCGGTATCAGGATAA
Protein-coding sequences here:
- a CDS encoding nucleotidyltransferase family protein; this encodes MRAEAAGVDLTPEQERIASAGIKALVPVANGKTLLELIVENLSAAGFTDICLVIGPEHNAIREYCSTKGIGVGFATQIEPNGTADAVLAAESCVDDDLFLVVNSDNLYPVESLRRLREKGRPAMLAFERAALIDKSNIGEERIAKFATVEIDPNGLLRRVVEKPKRVDLNSFVSMNAWLFPPTIYEACRAVEPSERGEYEITAAVQYAIDCLGVQFAAIKTDEGVLDLSSRADIEGVSNFLNSK